The region TCTGGCGAAGTTGTTTGAAGAGCAACTCGACCTGCCAGCGCAGCGCGTAGACGTCGGTAACGTCCCCGGCGGTGATCTGCTCGGAATCAGTGTTGGTCAGGTACACGTGGTACGTGTTGGTCTCATCATTGCGCACCGCGATTAGCCTGAAACGGCGGCGCATATAGCGCTTTTGCCCCTTGTAGGAGCGCTTAAAGAACCCGACTTCGACGATCGCCTCAAAGGTCTTGCGCCGAAGCCTAGGCAAAATCTCCTGGAGCCGCTTTCCGGCAACGTCGATGCGACGGCCCGCGCCGCCGCCCAGATCTTTGATGATTCGGGGGTTGGCGTTGGTCTTTAAACGGCTGAGAAAGTAGCCCTTTTGCTGTGCGATGCGATGAAAGAGATGGAAGTTGTAATAGCCCAGATCGAAGATCAGCAACGAGCCTTTTACCCACGACCCGACTCGCTGCCAGGGCGTGGCGTCGCCGGTGCGCTCATCGGTGATCCGGATGCGGTTGGGCGAGCCATCGACGACGTTCATCACCATATGGAGCTTGGCCGCAGCGGGACTGTGGTTGGTGCGACAGCCGGGAAAAGCGTCGCTGAGCAGGTGATGCAGCCGCAGCACGGTGGCATCCATCGCCAGGATGCGCTCAAAGCCGCGCATGCGCTCGCCAAAGATCTTGGGCACCTT is a window of Lujinxingia sediminis DNA encoding:
- a CDS encoding IS4 family transposase, which codes for MTCDKPNPVRDLLASPLCDALIEYCAERLGVVKRRRKLDVVCFVWTLIMGFGAGSRRTIASLRRTYQVMSGHRIARSAFFDRFTPQLTELLSRLLNEVLRQQREKVPKIFGERMRGFERILAMDATVLRLHHLLSDAFPGCRTNHSPAAAKLHMVMNVVDGSPNRIRITDERTGDATPWQRVGSWVKGSLLIFDLGYYNFHLFHRIAQQKGYFLSRLKTNANPRIIKDLGGGAGRRIDVAGKRLQEILPRLRRKTFEAIVEVGFFKRSYKGQKRYMRRRFRLIAVRNDETNTYHVYLTNTDSEQITAGDVTDVYALRWQVELLFKQLRQMGRLGELPSSKEHIVKTLIYGAILALALSNRLLEYLRKKARGRAMPTTRFAEVFRTLSYQL